From the genome of Helicobacter pylori:
ATTTTTTAAAAGAATAACGGCGCATTAAAAACGCCACCGCCAAACCCACCATAGACGAATGCCCGCTTGGCATGTTGAAATTACCCCCATAAGGGCGCTCGCCCAAACGCCGATCATTGATCGTTACATGGTTTAAGGCTCTTTTAGTGGTGTGCGTGAGGAGGGTTGTAGCGATAGAAGCGTTAGCGACTTGAAAAAGCCCTACCGCATCTCTTTGAATTAAAGGAATCGCCACAGATAAAATCGTAGGGATAAAGCGCGCGTAATGCTCGGTGAAATGAAACACCAAAGGCACGCTATGCTGTTTAGGGACTTTAGGGAAAGGCGCAAAAATACCTAGTAAAATCAAGCCCAAACTGAGTGCTAACAAAGTTTTAGAAAAGCTTTTAGGCAGGCTTTCACAAAATTTTTGTTTAAATAAGAATTTTTTCATGAGTGTTATTTTACTCTTTTTTGTGTTTGAGCAGATCTAAAGAAGGGCGATAAACAACGCTTGGGTTTTTAAAATCCAAAAACACCCCTAAAACGCTATGGAAAATGGTATTTTGATTAATGGGGGTTTGGGTTTGAATGATGGAATGCTCCTTTTTAAAAAGATCATTGGCATAAAGAATAAAGGGGATCTCGTATTGTTCTTTAGGGGCGATGCTTTTAGGAATGCCATGCAAATAATACGCTCCTTCGCCCAAACTTTCGCCATGATCGCTTAAATAAATCATTAAGGCGGGCTGCTTGGCCTTTTCAAGCATGCTAATGATTTTGTCTAGCAGATAGTCGTTGTAAAAAATGGTGTTGTCATAGGCGTTAATCAGGCTTTCTTTGGAGCAAGAAGACAGATCAGCGCTTGAGCAATAAGGCTTAAACACCCTAAAATTTAAAGGCACTTTGTTGTCATAGTTGGGGCCATGCGAGCCGGCAAGGTGTAAGATGAGTAAGACATTTTCGTTAGAGTGTTCTTTTAAAAGGTCAGGCAAATTATAGAGTAAGGATTCATCATAAGGAGCGATCGCTTCGCAATTGGGGCATTTTTGAATCAATTCGTAGTTTTTACGATAGCTTGTAACCTTAACATTCTTTTCGCCGTCATTCGCGCTATACCAAAAGACTTTGATACCGGCATTAGTCAAGTAAGTTGGCAAATTTTCATAGGCGTTGTTTTTAAAAGAAGAATCTAAAATGCATTCCAAACTCGCTGTCGTGTAAGTGGCGCAAGAAGTGGCGTTAAAAAGGGTGAGTTCATGATTTTCTAAGCGTTTGCTTAATCTTGGGGTGGTGGGTTTTTGATAGCCATAAAGGGCGTAATTGTGTTTCCTAGCGCTTTCACCAATGACTAGCACTACAAACGAATGAGAATGGTTGGGCGAAAAGAGAGGGAGCGGCTTGATAGTGGGGGCGAAAAATTTAAGAGCACTCACTCTAAAAGCGTTCACGCTATAAGCGAAGGGCAGAATTAAGCCCCCTATGAATTTCGCATGCTTGTCAAACCACAGCCAATTTTTAGCGTTAGCTAAAGCGCTAGCGATAAAGATAAACACTAACGCCAAGATCGCTAAAAAGGGCGCTTTTTTAGAAGAATTTTTGATGGGGATTTTATAAATGATATAGCCGGGTAACACCCCAAAAACAACGATAAAAACAAATAATTTAACGCTCAAAAAGCCTAAAACTTCATGCGTGTTGGTGTTTAAGACATTACCCATCATGCTCTTATTTAAAAACACCTTATAAGCGCTAATGAAATAGAAAGCGACAGAATTGAGCCAACTAAAAACAACCGCACTTAAGCGCATCAAAGAAGCAGAGATCAA
Proteins encoded in this window:
- the lpxE gene encoding lipid A 1-phosphatase LpxE, with protein sequence MPKSFSKTLLALSLGLILLGIFAPFPKVPKQHSVPLVFHFTEHYARFIPTILSVAIPLIQRDAVGLFQVANASIATTLLTHTTKRALNHVTINDRRLGERPYGGNFNMPSGHSSMVGLAVAFLMRRYSFKKYLWLLPLIPLTMLARIYLDMHTIGAVLAGLGVGMLCVSLFTSPKSLNQKL
- the eptA gene encoding phosphoethanolamine--lipid A transferase EptA; translation: MTLPFHLKFLKPLSCLQAGLLYSLIFGVLYHFPLFAYVYKESNQVSFIAMMVVVLFCVNGALFLALGLISASLMRLSAVVFSWLNSVAFYFISAYKVFLNKSMMGNVLNTNTHEVLGFLSVKLFVFIVVFGVLPGYIIYKIPIKNSSKKAPFLAILALVFIFIASALANAKNWLWFDKHAKFIGGLILPFAYSVNAFRVSALKFFAPTIKPLPLFSPNHSHSFVVLVIGESARKHNYALYGYQKPTTPRLSKRLENHELTLFNATSCATYTTASLECILDSSFKNNAYENLPTYLTNAGIKVFWYSANDGEKNVKVTSYRKNYELIQKCPNCEAIAPYDESLLYNLPDLLKEHSNENVLLILHLAGSHGPNYDNKVPLNFRVFKPYCSSADLSSCSKESLINAYDNTIFYNDYLLDKIISMLEKAKQPALMIYLSDHGESLGEGAYYLHGIPKSIAPKEQYEIPFILYANDLFKKEHSIIQTQTPINQNTIFHSVLGVFLDFKNPSVVYRPSLDLLKHKKE